A stretch of Myroides oncorhynchi DNA encodes these proteins:
- a CDS encoding GNAT family N-acetyltransferase gives MNNFSDVVHRYWKSQMINGDIVHFDELLTLVSNPKLDNSYKMMILEMTNKHIMVVANPVVASELKLSNLKEYSIASLRKEISKCKLVLHPADCIYYLPYNKVPNTPEAEDGIIIRVLNREFDKQVFNQFESICTEDDLDGAYVSLDHWVVYGAFDKGILIGVCSMYTWDSTKLADLGVIIADPYRGRGIGTRLVKTISRDVVSKGYVPQYRCQTDNKPSIALAEASGFDLFGEWEVIV, from the coding sequence ATGAATAATTTTTCAGATGTAGTACATAGGTATTGGAAATCTCAAATGATAAATGGAGATATTGTTCATTTTGATGAGTTACTTACTTTAGTGTCTAATCCTAAATTGGATAATTCTTATAAAATGATGATTTTAGAGATGACCAATAAGCATATCATGGTAGTGGCAAATCCAGTAGTTGCTAGTGAATTAAAACTTAGCAATTTAAAAGAGTATTCTATTGCCTCTTTAAGAAAAGAAATATCTAAATGTAAGTTAGTATTACATCCTGCGGATTGTATTTATTATTTACCTTATAATAAAGTCCCTAATACCCCTGAAGCAGAAGATGGTATAATTATTCGAGTATTGAATCGAGAGTTTGATAAACAAGTATTTAATCAGTTTGAATCGATTTGTACAGAAGATGATCTAGATGGAGCATATGTTTCGTTAGATCATTGGGTAGTGTATGGGGCATTTGATAAAGGAATCTTAATAGGTGTTTGCAGTATGTATACTTGGGACAGTACTAAATTAGCCGATTTAGGAGTGATTATAGCAGACCCCTATAGAGGCCGGGGAATAGGAACACGTTTGGTGAAGACTATCAGTAGAGATGTAGTATCAAAAGGATATGTTCCACAGTATAGATGTCAAACCGATAATAAACCATCAATAGCATTGGCAGAGGCTTCTGGTTTTGATTTATTTGGAGAATGGGAAGTAATTGTCTGA
- the lgt gene encoding prolipoprotein diacylglyceryl transferase produces MSLAVVLWDANPEMIKIGAIPVRYYGILFALGIIIGYKIVSYVFEKERISQFYLDKLLLYIILGTVLGARLGHCLFYEFDYYMHNPLEIIIPFAKINGVYEYVGFMGLASHGAAIGVLFAIYLYCVKYKINVFWILDKIALGVPIAGAFIRFGNFMNSEIYGKPTNGAWGVIFANDDMIPRHPTQLYEAFGYILTGVFLWFLYHNKKLKNNGVVFAYFLILMFTTRFILEFFKENQVSFEQDMMFNMGQWLSLPFILIGILMLVFQQKMLRISHYNSENLLEK; encoded by the coding sequence ATGAGTTTAGCTGTTGTGCTATGGGATGCTAATCCCGAAATGATTAAAATAGGTGCTATACCTGTGCGTTATTATGGAATCCTTTTTGCATTAGGTATTATAATAGGTTATAAGATAGTAAGTTATGTATTTGAAAAAGAACGTATATCGCAATTTTATTTAGACAAACTTTTATTATATATAATCCTAGGTACAGTATTGGGGGCTAGATTAGGACATTGTCTATTTTATGAATTTGATTACTATATGCACAATCCCTTAGAGATAATCATTCCTTTTGCTAAGATTAATGGTGTATATGAGTATGTGGGATTTATGGGCCTAGCAAGTCATGGTGCAGCCATAGGGGTGTTGTTTGCAATCTATCTGTATTGTGTTAAGTATAAAATAAATGTGTTTTGGATCTTAGATAAAATCGCATTAGGAGTGCCTATTGCAGGAGCGTTTATTCGTTTTGGTAATTTTATGAATTCAGAGATATATGGTAAACCAACAAACGGGGCATGGGGGGTGATATTTGCAAACGATGATATGATTCCTCGTCATCCAACCCAATTATATGAAGCATTTGGCTATATTCTAACAGGGGTGTTTTTGTGGTTTTTATATCATAATAAAAAATTGAAGAATAATGGAGTAGTCTTTGCTTATTTTTTGATTTTGATGTTTACAACTAGATTTATATTAGAATTTTTTAAGGAAAATCAAGTGTCTTTTGAACAAGATATGATGTTTAATATGGGACAGTGGTTAAGTTTACCATTTATCCTAATAGGAATATTGATGTTGGTTTTTCAACAAAAAATGCTTAGAATTAGTCATTATAATTCTGAGAATTTGCTAGAGAAATAA
- a CDS encoding 2,3-butanediol dehydrogenase, whose amino-acid sequence MTTMKAARWYAAKDIRVEQIQIPTPGKGQVKVAVQYAGICGSDLHEYVHGPQLIPLDKPYPLNGHQGVTTLGHEFSGIVEELGEAVKNIKVGDRVVIEPIYKNFDSPFVGAGEYNLGEHLGFIGLSGNGGFAKYVVVEDYMIHKIPDTMSFEQGALVEPAAVAVYSVLQSGLKVGQSVLVSGAGPIGLLCAQAALAAGASTVIVTDVAEKRLDKAREIGATHVFNAMQADLPAKIKALTGELGVNVFLDCAGVQASYNTGIASTRNGGTAVLVALFGKPVQHDALDQVLREITIKGVIAYRNIFPEVINLIDSGRMDVEKLVTNKISLDQIVTDGFEALVNNPEQVKVLIEINRA is encoded by the coding sequence ATGACTACAATGAAAGCAGCACGTTGGTATGCAGCAAAAGATATTAGAGTAGAACAAATTCAAATACCAACTCCTGGTAAAGGACAAGTAAAAGTGGCTGTGCAATATGCAGGAATCTGTGGATCTGATTTGCATGAATATGTACATGGACCACAGTTAATTCCTTTAGATAAACCATATCCCCTTAACGGACATCAAGGAGTAACTACACTGGGTCATGAATTCTCTGGTATTGTAGAAGAATTAGGTGAAGCAGTAAAAAATATTAAAGTAGGAGATCGCGTAGTAATCGAACCAATATATAAAAACTTCGATAGCCCATTTGTTGGCGCTGGAGAATATAATTTAGGAGAGCACTTAGGTTTTATCGGGTTATCAGGTAATGGTGGTTTTGCTAAATATGTAGTTGTAGAGGATTATATGATTCACAAAATCCCAGATACAATGTCATTTGAGCAAGGAGCATTAGTAGAGCCTGCTGCTGTGGCTGTATACTCAGTATTACAAAGTGGATTAAAAGTAGGACAATCTGTATTAGTATCTGGGGCAGGTCCCATTGGTCTATTATGTGCTCAAGCTGCATTGGCAGCTGGTGCATCTACTGTAATTGTAACTGATGTAGCAGAAAAACGTCTAGATAAAGCAAGAGAAATCGGAGCTACCCACGTATTTAATGCCATGCAGGCTGATTTACCTGCTAAAATTAAAGCATTAACTGGTGAATTAGGAGTAAATGTATTTCTAGATTGCGCAGGAGTACAAGCTTCTTATAATACTGGTATTGCCTCTACTCGTAACGGAGGAACTGCTGTATTAGTAGCTTTATTTGGCAAGCCTGTTCAACATGATGCATTAGATCAAGTATTAAGAGAAATTACTATCAAAGGAGTGATTGCTTATAGAAATATCTTCCCTGAGGTGATTAACTTGATTGATTCTGGTCGTATGGATGTGGAAAAATTAGTTACTAATAAAATTAGCTTAGACCAGATTGTAACAGATGGCTTTGAAGCTTTAGTTAACAATCCTGAACAAGTTAAAGTTCTTATTGAAATCAATAGAGCCTAA
- a CDS encoding XRE family transcriptional regulator, whose amino-acid sequence MSFLSDNIRYLRAQKIMSQQKVADELMITRARYSKYEEGASEPPLEVLLRISRFFHVSVDLMISVDLRKVPMQDLLKLEDNRILLPIMVDPHGNNFIEIIPHKARAGYLTGYADPEFIQNLDQISLPFLKEGKYRAFPIEGDSMPPHQEGSFIIGSYIEKLDYVRNGHTYIIITSTEGVVYKRVYRIDDKTLELHSDNTFYEPYRIKAYDILEIWEYASSIATEEFKPEDLGEPDTKAMFQEIRHMLGEVIKKVK is encoded by the coding sequence ATGTCATTTCTATCAGATAATATTAGGTATTTACGTGCTCAGAAGATTATGTCTCAGCAAAAGGTAGCAGACGAGTTAATGATAACTCGTGCACGATATTCGAAATATGAGGAGGGAGCTTCAGAACCACCATTAGAGGTATTATTGCGTATCTCTCGTTTCTTTCATGTCAGTGTTGACTTGATGATTTCGGTTGACCTGCGCAAAGTCCCAATGCAAGATTTGTTAAAGCTTGAGGATAACCGTATCCTATTGCCCATTATGGTTGATCCACATGGCAATAACTTTATTGAAATTATTCCTCATAAAGCAAGAGCAGGATATTTGACAGGGTATGCCGATCCGGAGTTTATTCAAAATCTAGATCAAATCTCATTGCCATTTTTAAAAGAAGGAAAATATAGAGCATTTCCTATAGAAGGGGATTCTATGCCTCCACATCAAGAAGGATCTTTTATCATCGGTAGCTATATTGAGAAGTTAGATTATGTACGTAATGGGCATACCTATATCATTATTACATCTACAGAGGGAGTTGTATATAAACGTGTATATCGCATAGATGACAAGACGTTAGAATTACACTCAGACAATACGTTTTATGAACCTTATCGCATCAAAGCATATGATATATTAGAGATATGGGAATATGCAAGTAGTATAGCTACAGAAGAGTTTAAGCCTGAGGATTTAGGCGAACCAGATACTAAAGCTATGTTCCAAGAGATTAGACATATGCTAGGAGAGGTGATTAAGAAAGTTAAATAG
- a CDS encoding DNA polymerase III subunit alpha, whose product MLLNCHSYYSLRYGTIPVEQLVHLAQQWGLSTMALTDINNLSGVYEFITACSKAEIKPIIGIEFREDNELRYIVIAKNQEGFAELGRLLTHINKHNSVLSFSAPDFKQCAVIYPFSSHPTELKEWEYIGIKSGQLNQLYQEKWKAYIPKMLMLHTVNHLSADQYELHRILRAIDKNTILSKLTAKDCAEYAEFFISEKQLAEQFAAYPTIIENTYALINQCEYSFSLKTPKNKRHYTKSKETDFNLLTTLAQQGMQQIYGNDNLQAKERLAKELKVIDDLNFAGYFLITWDIIKYSNSKGFMHIGRGSGANSIVGYCLGITNVCPLELDLYFERFLNENRKSPPDFDIDWSWNQRDDILDYIFSRYGQDHVAFCGAVSTFKYRSIIREIGKVFGLSKNELDTLTRNPTEQHENNSIILLIHRYGQLLEGFPNQRTMHACGILISEEPITNYTALDYPPKGFAVVQFDMHTAEDIGFDKFDILSQRGIGHIDEAVELILQNQNIVVDIRNIALSKDEENCNKQLAIGNTIGCFYIESPAMRGLLRRLNCDNYKILVAASSIIRPGVAQSGMMQEYIFRHNNPSKFEYFHPVFEEQLGETYGIMVYQEDVIKIALHYGGLPATDGDILRRAMSGKSRSKEGLLAVKNRFFEHCDAKGHPRLLSEEIYRQIESFAGYSFCKAHSASYAIESYQSLYLKTYYPLEFITAVINNEGGFYRTEVYIHEAAMSGANVLPPCINYSNLKTTLIDKDLFLGLKLIEGINIDLLNAILKERERNGKYESLFDFTQRIPIAMETLQKLIFIGAFESLNKQKNELLIQAKLLLSKKQTAPTLTLLQEPIQEYSFPTLKRSVYEDAFDEIELLGYAISCMPFDLLKTQFRGDVMVKDLQHHHKKTIRMIGYLIARKHVPTSKGTMYFGTWIDANGQYFDTIHFPNTLEEYPFAGGGCYLLLGTVELEYHFPNIQVIKMARLPFMTDPRYHYDDKDSQTTQNRIKEDLSLTHRKPYPMAAEINLPRHRMKFTKEKP is encoded by the coding sequence ATGTTATTAAATTGTCATTCATATTATAGTTTGCGATACGGAACAATTCCTGTAGAGCAGTTAGTTCACTTAGCTCAGCAGTGGGGGCTATCCACTATGGCGTTAACTGATATTAATAACCTTAGTGGGGTTTATGAATTTATTACTGCTTGTAGCAAGGCAGAAATAAAACCAATAATTGGTATTGAGTTTAGAGAGGACAATGAGTTGAGATATATCGTGATTGCTAAGAACCAAGAAGGATTCGCTGAACTAGGGCGTTTATTAACTCACATTAATAAACACAACTCTGTTCTGTCTTTTTCTGCTCCTGATTTTAAACAATGTGCCGTAATATACCCCTTTTCTTCTCATCCTACTGAATTAAAAGAGTGGGAATATATTGGCATAAAAAGTGGGCAACTGAATCAACTCTATCAAGAGAAATGGAAAGCTTACATTCCCAAGATGCTAATGCTACATACAGTGAATCATTTATCCGCTGATCAATATGAGTTACATCGCATATTACGTGCAATAGACAAAAACACCATATTGTCTAAACTAACAGCTAAAGACTGTGCTGAATATGCAGAATTCTTTATAAGCGAAAAGCAATTAGCAGAACAGTTTGCAGCTTATCCTACAATCATAGAAAATACTTATGCTTTAATCAATCAGTGTGAGTATTCTTTTTCATTGAAAACTCCCAAAAATAAACGCCATTATACTAAAAGTAAAGAAACTGACTTCAATTTATTAACTACACTCGCTCAACAAGGGATGCAACAGATTTATGGCAATGATAATTTACAAGCCAAAGAGAGATTAGCTAAAGAGTTAAAAGTAATCGATGATCTGAACTTTGCAGGGTATTTCTTGATTACTTGGGACATCATTAAATATAGTAATAGTAAAGGTTTTATGCATATTGGACGAGGTAGTGGAGCCAATAGCATTGTAGGATATTGCCTAGGGATTACAAATGTCTGCCCGTTAGAATTAGACTTGTACTTCGAGCGTTTTTTAAATGAGAATAGAAAGTCCCCACCTGACTTTGACATTGACTGGTCTTGGAATCAAAGGGATGATATACTTGACTATATTTTCTCAAGATATGGCCAAGATCACGTGGCTTTCTGTGGAGCTGTATCTACGTTTAAGTATCGCTCTATCATACGAGAAATAGGTAAGGTATTTGGTTTGTCTAAAAATGAGCTGGATACTCTTACTCGCAACCCAACAGAACAACACGAAAACAACAGTATTATACTTCTTATCCATAGATATGGACAGTTACTAGAGGGGTTTCCAAATCAACGTACTATGCATGCCTGTGGAATACTTATTTCAGAAGAGCCCATTACTAATTACACTGCGTTAGACTATCCTCCAAAGGGGTTTGCTGTGGTGCAGTTTGATATGCATACTGCAGAAGATATTGGCTTTGATAAATTTGATATTCTAAGTCAACGAGGTATTGGCCACATTGATGAAGCTGTGGAACTCATCTTACAAAACCAAAATATTGTTGTTGATATTCGAAATATTGCTTTGTCAAAAGATGAAGAAAATTGTAATAAACAATTGGCAATTGGCAATACAATAGGTTGTTTTTACATTGAAAGCCCCGCTATGAGAGGTCTATTAAGAAGACTAAACTGCGATAATTACAAAATACTTGTTGCTGCATCTTCTATTATCCGTCCTGGTGTGGCACAAAGTGGTATGATGCAAGAGTATATCTTTAGGCATAATAACCCCTCAAAGTTTGAGTACTTTCATCCTGTATTTGAAGAACAGTTAGGCGAAACATACGGTATTATGGTCTATCAAGAAGATGTGATAAAAATAGCGTTACACTATGGAGGATTGCCTGCTACTGATGGAGATATTCTACGCAGGGCAATGAGTGGTAAGAGTCGTTCTAAAGAGGGTTTATTAGCTGTTAAAAATCGCTTTTTCGAACACTGTGATGCTAAAGGGCATCCTAGACTATTAAGTGAAGAAATCTACAGACAAATAGAGTCATTTGCTGGTTATTCATTCTGTAAAGCTCATTCTGCTTCTTACGCCATAGAGAGCTATCAAAGCTTGTATCTCAAGACGTATTATCCTTTAGAGTTTATCACCGCTGTGATTAACAACGAGGGAGGGTTTTATCGCACGGAAGTATATATACACGAAGCGGCTATGTCTGGTGCCAATGTACTCCCGCCCTGTATAAATTATAGCAATTTAAAAACAACACTAATTGATAAAGACCTATTCTTAGGATTAAAGCTAATCGAGGGTATAAACATTGATTTACTAAATGCTATTTTAAAAGAAAGAGAAAGAAATGGCAAATATGAATCACTGTTTGATTTCACCCAACGCATCCCTATTGCTATGGAGACTTTGCAAAAGTTAATATTCATTGGTGCTTTTGAATCACTAAACAAACAAAAAAACGAGCTACTAATACAGGCAAAGTTATTATTAAGTAAAAAACAAACTGCTCCTACACTAACCTTGTTACAAGAACCTATACAGGAGTATAGCTTCCCTACTCTAAAACGCTCTGTATATGAAGATGCATTTGATGAAATAGAACTACTTGGCTATGCGATTTCGTGTATGCCATTTGACCTACTTAAGACTCAATTTAGAGGAGATGTGATGGTTAAAGATTTACAACATCATCACAAAAAGACCATTAGAATGATAGGATATCTCATCGCTCGTAAGCATGTGCCTACTTCTAAAGGGACAATGTATTTTGGTACTTGGATAGATGCTAATGGGCAATATTTTGACACAATCCACTTCCCAAATACGTTAGAAGAATATCCATTTGCTGGTGGAGGGTGTTATCTACTATTGGGAACAGTAGAGCTAGAATATCACTTCCCTAATATACAAGTCATTAAAATGGCTCGATTGCCGTTTATGACAGATCCCCGATATCACTATGATGATAAAGATAGTCAAACAACACAAAACAGAATCAAGGAAGATCTCAGTCTCACTCATCGCAAACCGTACCCTATGGCTGCTGAGATTAATCTACCAAGACATCGAATGAAATTTACAAAAGAAAAGCCTTGA
- a CDS encoding DEAD/DEAH box helicase, producing MNKAEILQNLNIEALNQMQTKALNAAQKNPNIILLSPTGSGKTLAFLMPLIERLDPNVRGVQAVILVPTRELALQIETVFKKMGTAFKINACYGGHATKTELKNFSSPPAILVGTPGRVAFHVEEFSFNAETVTSYVIDEFDKALEMGFQSDMDYIINSFDNISFRMLTSATALKKIPEFTGIVDPERIHFLNKQEVMPDLTFSQVVSTSEEKLETVIKLIGKIGKDTILIFCNHRDAVSRISETLTKKGVANSAFHGGLLQEDRERAIMKFRNKSAHILIATDLAARGLDIPEIGHVIHYQIPEKEDAFIHRNGRTARMKASGKAYVMITNDELVEFINPDMPVEDLSGVYNIDNKTDFKTIYISAGKKDKVNKGDIVGYLIKTGKLTKEDIGVIDVRDTQAFVAVNTKKVKALLTELVDTRLKNKKVKIEIAKD from the coding sequence ATGAATAAAGCAGAAATACTTCAAAACTTAAACATAGAAGCGTTAAACCAAATGCAAACAAAAGCATTAAACGCTGCTCAGAAGAACCCTAATATCATTCTTTTATCTCCTACAGGATCGGGAAAGACTCTTGCATTTTTAATGCCATTGATAGAGCGTCTAGATCCTAATGTAAGGGGAGTACAGGCTGTTATTCTAGTTCCTACTAGAGAGCTTGCCCTACAGATAGAGACTGTGTTTAAGAAGATGGGGACAGCATTTAAGATTAATGCTTGTTATGGAGGACATGCAACTAAGACAGAATTAAAGAATTTTAGTTCGCCACCTGCTATATTAGTAGGAACACCTGGTAGAGTTGCATTCCACGTAGAAGAATTCTCTTTTAATGCAGAGACAGTAACTAGCTATGTTATTGATGAGTTTGATAAAGCATTAGAGATGGGCTTTCAAAGTGATATGGATTATATAATTAATTCGTTTGATAATATCTCATTTAGAATGCTTACTTCAGCTACTGCTTTAAAGAAGATTCCTGAATTTACAGGTATAGTAGATCCTGAGCGTATACATTTTTTGAATAAACAAGAGGTTATGCCTGACCTTACTTTTAGCCAAGTTGTTTCTACCTCAGAAGAGAAATTAGAAACAGTAATTAAGTTGATAGGTAAGATTGGCAAGGATACTATTCTTATTTTTTGTAACCACCGTGATGCAGTATCTCGTATTAGTGAGACATTGACAAAGAAAGGAGTTGCAAATAGTGCTTTCCACGGAGGGTTATTGCAAGAAGACCGTGAGCGTGCTATTATGAAGTTTAGAAATAAAAGTGCACATATTCTTATTGCAACTGACCTAGCAGCGAGAGGACTTGATATTCCTGAGATAGGACACGTGATTCATTATCAGATTCCTGAGAAGGAAGATGCTTTTATCCATCGTAATGGGCGTACAGCACGTATGAAAGCTTCAGGTAAAGCTTATGTGATGATTACAAATGATGAACTTGTTGAGTTTATTAATCCTGATATGCCGGTAGAAGATTTAAGCGGAGTGTATAATATTGACAACAAAACGGACTTTAAGACTATCTACATCAGCGCAGGTAAGAAGGATAAAGTTAATAAAGGTGATATCGTTGGTTATTTGATTAAAACAGGTAAGTTGACCAAGGAAGATATCGGAGTGATTGATGTTAGAGATACACAAGCATTCGTAGCAGTGAATACAAAAAAAGTAAAAGCACTATTAACTGAGCTTGTTGATACTCGGCTGAAAAATAAGAAAGTAAAAATAGAGATAGCGAAAGATTAG
- a CDS encoding RHS repeat domain-containing protein, translating into MGSVALPIVKYYLTIIRIEINFGTDKIEYLYTASGEKVQKKVTDKGVVTLTDYLGEFQYVKGKLSFFPTAEGFFNAETNVYVYQFKDHLGNVRLSYSDKSKNNTIEASEIIEETNYYPFGLAHKGYNQKNDALMKDYKYQYNGKEKQEELGLNFYDYGARNYDAAIGRWMNVDPLAESMTRQSPYNYAFNNPVRFIDPDGMAGEDIVYINRFGTEIHRVLSNKEFKTYIQNTNSASSNPAINTSGWSEVPMPNIIQERTQSSETTSGPKYQENDYLIAARTGYFNQSSKVGEINLFTDGGVSIPQEAIVSIPNLDPTLIKAITIQESNAGTTGVSDVMQSNVKGDWSDVKSNYGIKKGESTGVSNSLYAGIRILASKGFKGGVTYDKKTGESTFTFKGWESAVKAYNGGGTKDYDKNVRTMINNSKKPTKNDY; encoded by the coding sequence TTGGGAAGTGTTGCTTTACCGATTGTAAAGTATTACTTAACCATAATTCGGATAGAGATTAACTTTGGAACTGATAAAATAGAGTATCTTTATACTGCTTCAGGAGAGAAAGTACAGAAGAAAGTAACAGATAAAGGAGTTGTTACTTTAACGGATTACTTAGGAGAATTTCAGTATGTGAAAGGCAAACTTAGTTTTTTCCCTACAGCGGAAGGGTTTTTTAACGCAGAGACAAATGTTTATGTTTACCAGTTTAAAGATCATTTAGGTAATGTAAGACTGTCTTATAGTGATAAGAGTAAAAACAACACAATTGAAGCAAGTGAGATCATAGAAGAAACAAACTATTATCCTTTTGGACTAGCTCATAAGGGCTATAATCAGAAGAATGATGCTTTAATGAAAGATTATAAGTATCAGTATAATGGAAAAGAGAAGCAAGAAGAATTAGGGCTTAATTTCTATGATTATGGAGCGCGTAACTATGATGCTGCTATTGGTAGATGGATGAATGTGGATCCGTTGGCGGAGTCTATGACTAGACAGAGTCCTTATAATTATGCGTTTAATAATCCTGTTAGATTTATTGATCCTGATGGGATGGCAGGAGAAGATATAGTTTATATTAATAGATTCGGTACTGAAATACACAGGGTTTTGAGTAATAAAGAGTTTAAAACTTATATACAGAACACTAATTCTGCATCAAGTAATCCTGCTATTAATACTTCTGGATGGTCAGAAGTTCCGATGCCAAATATAATTCAAGAAAGAACACAGTCAAGTGAAACTACTTCAGGACCAAAATATCAAGAAAATGATTATCTAATTGCAGCACGTACAGGTTATTTTAACCAATCAAGTAAAGTAGGAGAAATTAACCTGTTTACAGATGGTGGAGTATCAATTCCTCAAGAAGCTATAGTATCGATTCCTAATTTAGACCCCACACTTATCAAAGCAATAACTATTCAGGAATCTAATGCTGGAACAACTGGAGTTAGTGATGTAATGCAATCAAACGTTAAAGGAGATTGGTCAGATGTAAAGTCTAATTATGGTATTAAAAAAGGAGAAAGTACAGGTGTTTCTAATTCTCTTTATGCAGGAATCAGAATTCTTGCCTCAAAAGGTTTTAAAGGAGGTGTAACATATGATAAAAAAACAGGAGAATCAACATTTACTTTTAAAGGATGGGAAAGTGCTGTTAAAGCTTATAATGGAGGTGGAACAAAAGATTATGATAAGAATGTACGTACCATGATTAATAATTCAAAAAAGCCAACAAAAAATGATTATTAA
- a CDS encoding IS4 family transposase, protein MPLETNNSLDYKSTELLTILKGGFKDKLNLARVSFISLFIVALCKVKSVNFTNISIAFDNSVKAESNCRRIQRFVYDAKLTSELVAKFIFAILPKQDKYTLVIDRTNWKFGNQNINILMLGVCYKNVAFPLIFKMLDKKGNSNTNERKELINDFIEWFGKDCIECLLADREFIGERWIEYLNNERIRYYIRIRNNFKVYLPHKQEDKYACHLFYNLKVGEFRAYEKIVYLHGQLCYLSATKIMTDGKTDYCIIVSFNKPENASEKYKERWQIETLFRAMKSSGFNIEDTHLKCIKKLEQLIMLVMLALVWCYKIGDYIDTYIKPISFKKHSNRSISVVKLGLDYLARLFHSKVNQLNINVFCFLSCT, encoded by the coding sequence ATGCCTTTAGAAACGAACAACAGCCTAGATTACAAAAGTACAGAACTTTTAACGATATTAAAAGGAGGTTTTAAGGATAAACTCAATTTAGCTAGGGTCAGTTTTATTTCCTTATTTATCGTGGCTCTATGCAAAGTAAAGTCAGTCAATTTTACAAATATATCTATAGCATTTGACAACTCAGTTAAAGCAGAAAGTAACTGTAGGCGTATTCAACGTTTTGTTTATGATGCTAAGTTAACATCTGAACTTGTAGCTAAGTTCATCTTTGCTATTCTTCCTAAACAAGATAAATATACCCTTGTTATAGATCGTACAAACTGGAAGTTTGGAAATCAAAACATCAACATACTGATGCTTGGTGTTTGTTACAAAAATGTTGCTTTCCCTTTAATATTTAAGATGTTAGATAAAAAAGGAAACTCAAATACCAATGAGAGAAAAGAACTCATTAATGATTTTATAGAATGGTTTGGAAAAGATTGTATAGAGTGCTTATTAGCTGATAGAGAGTTTATTGGAGAACGTTGGATAGAATATTTGAATAACGAAAGAATTAGGTATTATATACGTATTCGAAACAATTTTAAAGTTTATCTACCTCATAAGCAAGAAGATAAATATGCATGTCATCTGTTTTACAATTTAAAAGTTGGAGAGTTTAGAGCTTATGAAAAAATTGTGTATCTACATGGACAACTATGTTATCTGTCAGCCACAAAGATAATGACAGATGGCAAAACTGATTATTGTATAATTGTAAGTTTTAATAAACCCGAAAATGCTTCTGAAAAATATAAAGAAAGATGGCAAATAGAAACATTATTTAGAGCAATGAAGTCAAGTGGTTTTAATATTGAAGACACGCATTTAAAGTGTATTAAAAAACTTGAACAGCTCATTATGCTAGTAATGCTTGCACTTGTTTGGTGCTATAAAATTGGAGATTATATCGATACATACATTAAACCTATATCCTTCAAAAAACATAGTAATAGAAGTATTAGTGTAGTAAAATTAGGCCTTGATTACTTGGCTAGACTATTTCATTCTAAAGTTAATCAACTAAATATCAATGTATTTTGTTTTTTGTCGTGTACTTAG